In Paractinoplanes brasiliensis, the following proteins share a genomic window:
- a CDS encoding ABC transporter ATP-binding protein translates to MTDITARMDAVPGVDPYAPLLDVRDLQVEFRTRDGVARAVNGVNLRLHPGETLAVLGESGCGKSVTAQAIMGILDTPPAHVTGGQVLYRGVDLLRLPESDRRKVRANRIAMIFQDALSALNPVYTVGFQLAELFRVHRGTSRGEAKRRAVDLLDQVRIPDARRRVGDYPHQFSGGMRQRVMIAMALALDPEVLIADEPTTALDVTVQAQIMSLLAELQRQRNMGLMLITHDMGVVADVADRIAIMYAGKVVEEAPVYDIYARPAHAYTKALLESIPRLDHKGRALNVISGLPPALTDIPRGCAFHPRCAYAREICRLEPPPAYQIAPQRIASCHFVREVLGV, encoded by the coding sequence ATGACCGACATCACGGCACGGATGGACGCTGTCCCCGGCGTCGACCCGTATGCCCCGCTGCTCGACGTGCGCGACCTGCAGGTCGAGTTCCGCACCCGGGACGGCGTCGCCCGCGCGGTCAACGGCGTCAACCTGCGGTTGCACCCGGGCGAGACGCTTGCCGTGCTGGGCGAGTCCGGCTGCGGGAAGTCGGTGACCGCCCAAGCGATCATGGGCATCCTGGACACCCCGCCCGCGCACGTGACCGGCGGGCAGGTGCTCTATCGCGGCGTCGACCTGCTGCGGCTGCCCGAGAGCGACCGGCGCAAGGTGCGCGCCAACCGCATCGCGATGATCTTCCAGGACGCCCTGAGCGCGCTGAACCCGGTCTACACGGTCGGGTTCCAGCTGGCCGAGCTGTTCCGGGTGCATCGCGGCACGTCCCGCGGCGAGGCCAAGCGCCGGGCCGTCGACCTGCTCGACCAGGTACGCATCCCGGACGCCCGGCGCCGCGTCGGCGACTACCCGCACCAGTTCTCCGGCGGCATGCGGCAACGCGTCATGATCGCGATGGCGCTCGCCCTCGACCCCGAGGTGCTGATCGCCGACGAGCCCACCACGGCCCTCGACGTGACGGTGCAGGCCCAGATCATGAGCCTGCTGGCCGAGCTGCAGCGCCAGCGCAACATGGGCCTGATGCTGATCACGCACGACATGGGCGTGGTGGCCGACGTCGCCGACCGGATCGCGATCATGTACGCCGGGAAGGTCGTCGAGGAGGCGCCGGTCTACGACATCTACGCCCGGCCGGCCCACGCGTACACGAAGGCCCTGCTCGAATCGATCCCGCGGCTCGACCACAAGGGGCGGGCGCTCAACGTGATCAGCGGCCTGCCACCGGCGCTCACGGACATCCCGCGGGGCTGTGCCTTCCACCCGCGATGCGCGTACGCGCGGGAGATCTGCCGGCTGGAACCGCCACCCGCGTATCAGATCGCGCCGCAGCGGATCGCGAGCTGTCACTTCGTACGGGAGGTCCTCGGTGTCTGA
- a CDS encoding ABC transporter permease: MSDLNAVTTAEAPGQSPDRPHRAGRSDRPRSLAADAWLDLRTSKIFWAAAALVVVVLAMAAWPSLFTSADPRDCLLARKNAGADGGAIFGFDFQGCDVYAKTVYGARDSVLVAVGATLIAGVIALVVGLAAGYFGGWLDALLSRFIDVVLGIPFLLGAIVLAKRLSADPESNGVLAVTITLGVLGWTTAARVLRSAVLTAKNQDYVAAARMLGAGPGRLMLRHILPNAISPFVVVLTILLGVNIAGEATLSYLGVGLKGDAVSWGLAIAENGPYARTAAAPLVWPSLFLAATVLAFIMLGDAIRDAFDPRLR, from the coding sequence ATGAGTGACCTCAACGCGGTGACCACGGCTGAAGCGCCGGGACAGTCACCCGACCGCCCGCACCGGGCCGGCCGCTCCGACCGGCCGCGCAGCCTGGCCGCCGACGCCTGGCTCGACCTGCGTACGAGCAAGATCTTTTGGGCTGCCGCCGCGCTGGTCGTGGTGGTGCTCGCGATGGCGGCCTGGCCGTCGCTGTTCACTTCGGCCGACCCGCGCGACTGCCTGCTCGCCCGCAAGAACGCCGGGGCCGACGGCGGCGCCATCTTCGGGTTCGACTTCCAGGGCTGCGACGTCTACGCCAAGACCGTGTACGGCGCCCGTGACTCCGTCCTGGTCGCGGTCGGCGCCACCCTGATCGCCGGCGTGATCGCGCTGGTCGTCGGGCTCGCCGCCGGCTACTTCGGCGGCTGGCTCGACGCGCTGCTGTCCCGCTTCATCGACGTCGTGCTCGGCATCCCGTTCCTGCTCGGCGCGATCGTGCTGGCCAAGAGGCTGTCGGCCGACCCGGAGAGCAACGGCGTGCTCGCGGTGACCATCACGCTCGGGGTGCTGGGCTGGACGACGGCCGCCCGCGTCCTGCGTTCGGCCGTGCTGACCGCGAAGAACCAGGACTACGTGGCCGCCGCGCGGATGCTCGGCGCCGGCCCCGGGCGACTGATGCTCCGGCACATCCTGCCCAACGCGATCAGCCCGTTCGTCGTCGTGCTGACCATCCTGCTCGGCGTCAACATCGCCGGCGAGGCCACCCTGTCCTACCTCGGCGTCGGCCTCAAGGGCGACGCCGTGAGCTGGGGCCTCGCGATCGCCGAGAACGGCCCGTACGCCCGTACGGCGGCGGCCCCCCTGGTGTGGCCCTCGCTGTTCCTGGCGGCCACCGTGCTCGCCTTCATCATGCTCGGCGACGCCATCCGCGACGCCTTCGACCCGAGGCTGCGGTGA
- a CDS encoding ABC transporter ATP-binding protein has product MSDVVLETRGLIKHFKSRTGAVRAVDGVDLSLRRGETLGVVGESGCGKSTLAKLLVGLERPTSGEIRVRGDNLATLRGGSLRRARRNIQMVMQDPYTSLNPRMTVGDIIGEPYDIHPDAVPHTGKQRAVQELLDLVGLNPDHINRYPHQFSGGQRQRIGIARALALRPEIIVCDEPVSALDVSIQAQVINLLEGLQRQLGLSYIFIAHDLSVVRHISDRVAVMYLGKVVEIGNHVAIYDQPTHPYTQALLSAVPVPDPRLRGRRDHIMLTGDVPSPADPPSGCRFRTRCWKAQPGCAEHEPLLEIRQRSPHPSACHYAEVRDVMRRF; this is encoded by the coding sequence GTGTCTGATGTTGTGCTGGAGACCCGGGGACTGATCAAACACTTCAAGAGCCGGACCGGCGCGGTGCGGGCGGTCGACGGGGTCGATCTGAGCCTGCGCCGCGGTGAGACCCTGGGCGTCGTCGGGGAGTCCGGTTGCGGGAAATCGACGCTGGCCAAACTGCTGGTGGGGCTGGAACGGCCGACCAGCGGCGAGATCCGGGTGCGCGGCGACAACCTGGCCACGCTCCGCGGCGGCAGCTTGCGGCGGGCCCGGCGCAACATCCAGATGGTGATGCAGGACCCGTACACGTCGCTCAACCCGCGGATGACCGTCGGGGACATCATCGGCGAGCCGTACGACATCCACCCCGACGCGGTGCCGCACACCGGCAAGCAGCGCGCCGTCCAGGAACTGCTCGACCTCGTCGGCCTCAACCCCGACCACATCAACCGCTACCCGCACCAGTTCTCCGGCGGCCAGCGCCAGCGCATCGGCATCGCCCGCGCGCTCGCCCTGCGCCCCGAGATCATCGTGTGCGACGAGCCCGTCTCGGCCCTCGACGTGTCGATCCAGGCCCAGGTGATCAACCTGCTCGAGGGCCTGCAGCGGCAACTCGGCCTGTCCTACATCTTCATCGCGCACGACCTGTCGGTGGTACGCCACATCTCCGACCGGGTCGCCGTCATGTACCTCGGCAAGGTCGTCGAGATCGGCAACCACGTGGCGATCTACGACCAGCCGACCCACCCGTACACGCAGGCGCTGCTCTCGGCCGTCCCGGTGCCCGATCCCCGCCTGCGCGGCCGCCGCGACCACATCATGCTCACCGGCGACGTGCCCTCCCCGGCCGACCCGCCGTCCGGCTGCCGATTCCGCACACGCTGCTGGAAGGCCCAGCCCGGCTGCGCCGAACACGAGCCGCTGCTGGAGATCCGCCAGCGCTCACCCCACCCGAGCGCCTGCCACTACGCCGAAGTCCGGGACGTCATGCGCCGGTTCTGA
- a CDS encoding ABC transporter permease, whose product MFRYIVRRLLQMVITFFGATFVVYALLFAYVDDPYQVLVGDRPISDIQRATLEARFHLGDGFFTQYWHYLKGLLTGDLGESMTGRPIGDMLAQAWPVTIKLALLSIVIAAVIAVGAGVLSGIRRGGAFDTVTLVLTLVVLALPIVVLAPMAQLVLGIQLGWFPVTSGRDAGLYELLLPALVLGSLVVATELRVTRSSVAENLRADYVRTARAKGLAPKRVIGVHVLRNSMIPVITLIGVDIGVLMSGAIVTEGVFNIPGVGFNLFRAIRSEDGPLVIGFVSVLVIVFLVINLIVDLLYAALDPRIRYE is encoded by the coding sequence ATGTTCCGCTACATCGTGCGGCGTCTGCTCCAGATGGTCATCACCTTCTTCGGAGCGACGTTCGTCGTCTACGCCCTGCTGTTCGCCTACGTCGACGATCCCTATCAGGTGCTGGTCGGTGACCGTCCCATCTCCGACATCCAGCGCGCCACGCTCGAGGCCCGTTTCCACCTCGGCGACGGTTTCTTCACGCAGTACTGGCATTACCTGAAAGGCCTGCTCACCGGCGACCTCGGCGAGTCGATGACCGGCCGCCCGATCGGCGACATGCTGGCGCAGGCCTGGCCCGTCACCATCAAGCTGGCGCTGCTCTCGATCGTCATCGCGGCCGTGATCGCCGTCGGGGCCGGTGTGCTCTCCGGCATCAGGCGCGGCGGCGCGTTCGACACCGTCACCCTGGTGCTGACCCTGGTCGTGCTGGCCCTGCCGATCGTGGTCCTCGCCCCGATGGCCCAGCTCGTCCTCGGCATCCAGCTCGGCTGGTTCCCGGTGACCTCCGGACGCGACGCCGGCCTGTACGAGCTGCTGCTGCCGGCCCTGGTGCTGGGCAGCCTGGTGGTCGCGACCGAGCTGCGGGTGACCCGTTCGTCGGTGGCCGAGAACCTGCGGGCCGACTACGTGCGTACGGCCCGGGCGAAGGGCCTCGCCCCCAAGCGGGTGATCGGCGTGCACGTGCTGCGCAACTCGATGATCCCGGTGATCACCCTGATCGGCGTTGACATCGGCGTGCTGATGTCCGGCGCGATCGTGACCGAGGGCGTGTTCAACATCCCCGGCGTCGGCTTCAACCTGTTCCGCGCCATCCGGAGTGAGGACGGCCCGCTGGTGATCGGCTTCGTCAGCGTTCTGGTGATCGTCTTCCTGGTGATCAACCTGATCGTCGACCTGCTCTACGCCGCCCTCGACCCCAGGATCCGCTATGAGTGA